From Candidatus Gastranaerophilales bacterium:
GGGCGTAAAATGAGCATAAGATTGCGTACGTCTTTGGACACGTTCGTAGGCATTTTTAAGCGAACGTTTTTTATCAAGCTTTTCATAAAATTCTAAGTGTTTGATTAAATCATTAAGAGTAACGGTTCTTTTTCTGTTAAGTCTTATGCTGCTTCTTCTTTGAAGCACTTCATCCAGAGAAATAACGTTATTGCGGTTCAAATCTGCTTCAAAATCAGGGTCATCGTAATCTGCCTCAAAATTTTCTTCAGGCTCTGCAATACCTGAAAAAGGGTCCAATCCTTCTAAAATATCGGACTTAAGACGCAGCAATATAGCAGAAAACAAAAACACCCTGCTTGTTACTCTAAGGTTATTCATCTTCAATTCAATAATTTTTTCAAAATATCTGTCTGCCAAATCAACAACATCAATATTCCAGGGGTCAAGCTGATTTTTCTTAACCATTTCGACAAGAACTTGGATACCGTCTGTTTCCACCTGCATTTTGGCAATGGTACTTGAAATAAAATCCATTTGAACATCAGCCGGATTAACGGTTTTTTGGGCTAAAGTTCCGATTATTCTGGTATTTTGTGTAATATTACAGCTATTCGTCACTTATTTTAATCCCTGTGATTTTGGTGA
This genomic window contains:
- a CDS encoding segregation/condensation protein A, with product MTNSCNITQNTRIIGTLAQKTVNPADVQMDFISSTIAKMQVETDGIQVLVEMVKKNQLDPWNIDVVDLADRYFEKIIELKMNNLRVTSRVFLFSAILLRLKSDILEGLDPFSGIAEPEENFEADYDDPDFEADLNRNNVISLDEVLQRRSSIRLNRKRTVTLNDLIKHLEFYEKLDKKRSLKNAYERVQRRTQSYAHFTPEDIIDIAHDDYIEEGIICLRSVLIKLFESDERVEMKELQSTGMDKITVYLSLLFLSARNRIELKQDEFYSDVYVEKTEDTNLSEVIE